In Oryza sativa Japonica Group chromosome 3, ASM3414082v1, one DNA window encodes the following:
- the LOC4332236 gene encoding 3-ketoacyl-CoA synthase 1 — MEAAVMERERLTAEMAFRDDARAAGGEWAPSIVIKIRRRLPDFARSVNLKYVKLGIRHGGSVTSYLPMLCVPLLASAAYSFVRLDVIYRSIDLLTCVAWLGTAVLLLTVYYFKRPRPVYLVEFACYKPDDQHKISKEGFLEMTESTGCFNDAALDFQTKITNRSALGDETYLPPGVQARPPRLNMAEARMEAEAVMFGCLDALFESTGINPKRDVGILIVNCSLFNPTPSLSSMIINHYEMRADVKSFNLGGMGCSAGLIAIDLAKDMLQANPNSYAVVLSTENITLNWYFGNDRSMLLSNCIFRMGGAAALLSNRRADAGRAKYRLLHTVRTHKGATDECFNCVYQREDEDGKVGVSLARELMAVAGDALKTNITTLGPLVLPLTEQLKFLKSLMMRRVFRVKGVRPYIPDFRRAFEHFCVHAGGRAVLEEVQRSLSLEDRDMEPSKCSLHRFGNTSSSSLWYELAYAEAKGRVQRGNRVWQIGFGSGFKCNSAVWRALRDVPAVSPPPKGKKSCNPWVDCVAKYPPKAYV, encoded by the coding sequence ATGGAGGCGGCTGTCATGGAGCGGGAGCGGCTCACGGCGGAGATGGCGTTCCGCGACGACGCGCGGGCGGCCGGGGGGGAGTGGGCGCCGAGCATCGTGATCAAgatccggcgccgcctcccggacTTCGCGCGGTCCGTGAACCTCAAGTACGTCAAGCTCGGGATCCGGCACGGCGGCAGCGTCACGTCGTACCTGCCCATGCTGTGCGTGCCGctgctcgcctccgccgcctacTCCTTCGTCCGCCTCGACGTCATCTACCGCTCCATCGACCTGCTCACCTGCGTCGCCTGGCTCGGGACCGCCGTGCTGCTGCTCACCGTCTACTACTTCAAGCGCCCGCGCCCGGTGTACCTCGTCGAGTTCGCCTGCTACAAGCCGGACGACCAGCACAAGATCTCCAAGGAAGGCTTCCTCGAGATGACCGAGAGCACCGGCTGCTTCAATGACGCCGCGCTCGACTTCCAGACCAAGATCACCAATCGCTCCGCGCTCGGCGACGAGACGTACCTCCCTCCCGGCGTCCAGGCGCGGCCGCCGAGGCTCAACATGGCCGAGGCGAGGATGGAGGCCGAGGCCGTCATGTTCGGGTGCCTCGACGCGCTCTTCGAGTCCACCGGGATCAACCCGAAACGCGACGTGGGCATCCTCATCGTCAACTGCAGCCTCTTCAACCCGacgccgtcgctgtcgtcgaTGATCATCAACCACTACGAGATGCGGGCGGACGTCAAGTCGTTCAACCTCGGCGGCATGGGGTGCAGCGCCGGCCTCATCGCCATCGACCTCGCCAAGGACATGCTCCAGGCGAACCCCAACTCGTACGCGGTCGTCCTCAGCACGGAGAACATCACCCTCAACTGGTACTTCGGTAACGACCGCTCGATGCTCCTTTCGAATTGCATCTTCCGtatgggcggcgcggcggcgctgctctcgaaccgccgcgccgacgccggccgcgCCAAGTACCGGTTGCTGCACACCGTGCGGACGCACAAGGGCGCCACCGACGAGTGCTTCAACTGCGTGTACCAGcgcgaggacgaggacgggaAGGTCGGGGTGTCGCTGGCGCGGGAGCTcatggcggtggccggcgacgcgcTCAAGACCAACATCACCACGCTGGGGCCCCTCGTCCTCCCGCTCACCGAGCAGCTCAAGTTCCTCAAGTCCCTGATGATGCGCCGCGTGTTCCGCGTCAAGGGCGTGCGCCCCTACATCCCGGACTTCCGCCGCGCGTTCGAGCACTTCTGCGtgcacgccggcggccgcgccgtgctGGAGGAGGTGCAGCGCAGCCTCAGCCTGGAGGACAGGGACATGGAGCCGAGCAAGTGCTCGCTGCACCGGTTCGGCAACACCAGCAGCAGCTCGCTGTGGTACGAGCTGGCGTACGCCGAGGCCAAGGGCCGCGTCCAGCGCGGCAACCGCGTGTGGCAGATCGGCTTCGGCTCGGGGTTCAAGTGCAACAGCGCGGTCTGGCGCGCGCTCCGCGACGTGCCggccgtgtcgccgccgccgaaggggaagaagagctGCAACCCCTGGGTGGACTGCGTCGCCAAGTACCCGCCCAAGGCGTACGTTTGA
- the LOC4332235 gene encoding uncharacterized protein, producing the protein MGFASCVAVCLAFAVLLPWHATATSPTGTIQRETKQQILASIPPHWQENPVLFLTSPSGKYTAYFLRSQTAPGAGGLGADFCYVEVLDTSDPGAEGRSVWESECLAVSTVNTCSLVFSWKGLEVFDGSNSVWHTHDTQSDSQNFLETLELVDEGDMRILDKGGELAWKASDEPRAAQHCGMPGSPGLASAFPPFAQPIGHGSSDLPFGFGNGDHVAGNGIGGGAVAQPELPVAPVPQPELPLAPVPQEADLGGAAGVEPQGQGVGQTSFGFGAQPLVDNSPYDSGAWKQVGGCSLTAIGVGFILNVAIAMGLGH; encoded by the coding sequence ATGGGGTTTGCTTCCTGCGTCGCCGTATGCCTCGCGTTCGCCGTTCTCCTCCCTTGGCACGCCACGGCGACGTCGCCGACGGGCACGATACAGCGGGAGACGAAGCAGCAGATCCTGGCCAGCATCCCGCCGCACTGGCAGGAGAACCCGGTGCTGTTCCTGACGTCGCCGTCGGGCAAGTACACGGCGTACTTCCTGCGCAGCCAGACCGCGCCGGgcgccggcggcctcggcgccgACTTCTGCTACGTGGAGGTGCTCGACACCTCGGATCCCGGCGCGGAGGGGCGGAGCGTGTGGGAGTCGGAGTGCCTGGCGGTGAGCACCGTGAACACGTGCTCGCTCGTGTTCTCGTGGAAAGGGCTGGAGGTGTTCGACGGGAGCAACTCGGTGTGGCACACCCACGACACGCAGTCCGACAGCCAGAACTTCCTCGAGACGCTGGAGCTGGTGGACGAGGGCGACATGCGCATCCTCGACAAGGGCGGCGAGCTGGCGTGGAAGGCCAGCGacgagccgcgcgccgcgcaGCACTGCGGGATGCCAGGCTCCCCCGGTCTCGCCTCGGCGTTCCCGCCGTTCGCCCAGCCGATCGGCCACGGCAGCAGCGACCTGCCGTTCGGGTTCGGGAACGGTGACCACGTCGCTGGCaacggcatcggcggcggcgccgtggcgcAGCCGGAGCTCCCCGTGGCGCCAGTGCCGCAGCCGGAGCTTCCGTTGGCGCCGGTGCCGCAGGAGGCTGATCTCGGTGGCGCCGCCGGGGTGGAGCCGCAGGGACAGGGCGTGGGGCAGACGTCGTTCGGATTCGGCGCCCAGCCGCTGGTGGACAACAGCCCGTACGACAGCGGCGCATGGAAGCAGGTGGGCGGATGCAGCCTCACCGCCATCGGAGTTGGCTTCATTCTCAACGTCGCCATTGCCATGGGCTTGGGCCACTGA